The DNA sequence TATGCAGAAGTGACGCAACTTGTATCATTTGCCGTGAAGAGATGACAACAGCCAAGAAACTATTGTGTGGACACCTTTTTCATGTGCCTTGCCTTCGATCATGGTTAGAGCAACAGCATAACTGCCCTACTTGCAGGGCCCTAGTTGTACGTCCTGACAGTGGGAAAGGTACAGCTGGCGGACATAGGGGTTCACGGTCAGATGCTCATCAACAGGGTAAACATCTTAGTGTTGCAATTTGTGTTGTCTTTCAACGTAAGGTCTGATATTTGGTTATTAGAAGGAAGGCACtttgttgtttttaatttcAGAACTTAGTAGTTTTTAAACTTAcatttccttttccttcatACATGAAAGATTATTGTAGaaggaaatgaaaaatgaaagcaCCAATAAAATGCCGTTGGATTTCCTGTTTCATGGTCGCTCTTTTATTGTATAATCTATTTTGATCATATGGGACTCTAATATTTTGTTCAGTATAAAATTGTGGTGAGTTGACTGATGATTTTAATTGGGAACAGGGACAGGCACAACGGCTCAGGATAGTGGAGTTGCTGGTGATGGTGTGAGCCTATATGGAGCCAGGCTccgagctgctgctgctgctgctgcatcgATTATTAGAAGTCTCATGTATATCCTTCTGCAAACAGACAATTATGGTAATAACACCCTTATCGTAAGTGTTAGTTTACATTTTATTGGAGGAGTGGTCACATGTTTCCattgtattttaatttgttcCTAGGTTGCTTGTGAGAGTGTGTGCTTGATACATATGATTTGGATATGTTGCACTGCATAGAATGCTACATACTACACCCTTACAAACTACGCCCTCTTGTGTGCTGGTCTCCTGGATATGCAGCACTTCCTCAGGTTCAAAGACATATGGTTGACTCCTCTAATACTGAATCTAGTGGAGAAGCTTGTAGTGGACAATCACAACCGCAGCTTGCAGCCCCTGGTGGACCTGCAAAGTTGTCTTTCTCTCAGTTTCCACCTTACGTGTTTGTCCCTGGAGCCAACGTGGCCTATGGGGAGAGGTCGGGCAGCGATCCAAATCTGACAGCCTCTCAGCTGGAGGCCCAGAAAAAGTTTCTTCAGCACCAGATAGAGCTGGTATTAAAGAGACGATGAATAACTTCTGTTGTGATTTGTGGTAGCTACCCCCGTTTTCTCTGCTTAGTAACTGCTTTTCTTATACAGATCCTGCAGAATC is a window from the Pyrus communis chromosome 16, drPyrComm1.1, whole genome shotgun sequence genome containing:
- the LOC137720622 gene encoding uncharacterized protein isoform X2, with product MYILLQTDNYALPQVQRHMVDSSNTESSGEACSGQSQPQLAAPGGPAKLSFSQFPPYVFVPGANVAYGERSGSDPNLTASQLEAQKKFLQHQIELILQNQLQLLQKPKPKESVHMGPTRASLDGKGKSVAASSSASDCGRHEDGVDS
- the LOC137720622 gene encoding uncharacterized protein isoform X1, producing the protein MLHCIECYILHPYKLRPLVCWSPGYAALPQVQRHMVDSSNTESSGEACSGQSQPQLAAPGGPAKLSFSQFPPYVFVPGANVAYGERSGSDPNLTASQLEAQKKFLQHQIELILQNQLQLLQKPKPKESVHMGPTRASLDGKGKSVAASSSASDCGRHEDGVDS